One Herbaspirillum rubrisubalbicans genomic window carries:
- a CDS encoding DoxX family protein, with amino-acid sequence MQTRHPTRRQALPVPPLDLGLLFLRLAGSFMLFYVHGLPKLMHYAHELTVIEDPFGMGPTVSLWSAILAEALCPVLIALGLFTRLACLPIIGVLLVAMLAVHPDWSIAEGQFGWLLLVIFTAIALCGPGQWRLGRAVAQQ; translated from the coding sequence ATGCAAACGCGTCATCCTACCCGCCGGCAGGCATTGCCGGTGCCGCCCCTGGACCTGGGTCTGCTGTTCTTGCGCCTGGCCGGCAGCTTCATGCTGTTCTATGTGCATGGCTTGCCCAAGCTCATGCATTACGCGCATGAACTGACCGTGATCGAAGACCCCTTCGGCATGGGCCCGACGGTTTCACTCTGGTCGGCCATCCTGGCTGAAGCACTGTGTCCGGTCCTGATCGCCCTGGGCCTGTTCACCCGCCTGGCCTGCCTGCCCATCATCGGCGTGCTGCTGGTGGCCATGCTGGCCGTGCATCCCGACTGGAGCATTGCCGAAGGTCAATTCGGCTGGCTGCTGCTGGTGATCTTCACTGCCATCGCGCTGTGCGGTCCGGGCCAATGGCGCCTGGGACGCGCGGTAGCCCAGCAGTAG
- a CDS encoding AraC family transcriptional regulator codes for MTQPLPTRGMKRFHLQDDITLVRAAQGVASEQAPVIDIPEDDAFSIIVQLQDFRHHKLWRGRQLVHAGGHRRGEMAITDLREQWRCQHLSGYDNVRLHLPRSAIEQLSQDSGRRISGLQPGQALQDPVVWHLVHALLPVLGEAANDSDTVFIDTVTLALHTHLAQRYGGQAAPRSSGRLAGWQQVRVRDYMLAHLGQRLSLAELAAQCGLSRAHFSRAFKLSFGLPPHAWLQRQRIALACGLLREGGKSMTAIALECGFSDQSHFSRVFKQVMGMGPMVWVRDS; via the coding sequence GTGACCCAGCCCTTACCCACCCGTGGCATGAAGCGCTTTCACCTGCAGGACGACATCACGCTGGTGCGTGCGGCGCAGGGTGTGGCATCAGAGCAGGCGCCGGTGATCGACATTCCCGAGGATGACGCCTTCTCGATCATCGTGCAATTGCAGGACTTCCGCCATCACAAGCTCTGGCGCGGCCGGCAACTGGTCCATGCCGGCGGCCACCGGCGCGGCGAGATGGCCATCACCGACCTGCGCGAGCAGTGGCGTTGCCAGCACCTGTCGGGCTACGACAATGTACGCCTGCACCTGCCGCGCAGCGCCATCGAGCAATTGAGCCAGGACAGCGGACGTCGCATCAGTGGCTTGCAGCCGGGCCAGGCGTTGCAGGATCCGGTGGTATGGCACCTGGTCCATGCCTTGCTGCCCGTGCTGGGCGAGGCCGCCAACGACAGTGACACGGTCTTCATCGACACCGTCACGCTGGCCTTGCACACCCACCTGGCGCAGCGTTACGGCGGCCAGGCGGCGCCGCGCAGCAGCGGGCGGCTGGCCGGATGGCAGCAGGTGCGGGTGCGTGACTACATGCTGGCGCATCTGGGTCAGCGTCTGAGCCTGGCGGAGTTGGCCGCGCAATGCGGCTTGTCGCGCGCGCATTTTTCACGGGCTTTCAAGCTCAGCTTTGGTCTGCCGCCGCACGCCTGGCTGCAACGCCAACGTATCGCCCTGGCTTGCGGCCTGCTGCGCGAGGGCGGCAAGAGCATGACGGCCATCGCGCTGGAATGCGGGTTCTCGGACCAGAGTCACTTCAGCCGGGTGTTCAAGCAGGTGATGGGGATGGGGCCGATGGTGTGGGTGCGGGATTCGTGA
- a CDS encoding alpha/beta fold hydrolase, with translation MSTIITRDGTEIYYKDWGSGQPVVFGHGWPLDGDMWEYQMNFLAERGYRVIAYDRRGFGRSSQPWNGYDYDTFADDLAELMDKLDLQGATLVGFSMGGGDVARYIGRHGSKRVAKAALLGAVTPIFGQAPDFPQGVPAEVFAGIKDGLQKDRAQFISDFAAVFFGTNRPGKSNAVSPAVLAQTFNIAMLASLKGTLDCVSAFSGTDFREDIKKFNFPTLVIHGDDDQIVPIQTTGKLVAEMVPGAQLKIYGGAPHALCATHKDQVNADLLAFLKG, from the coding sequence ATGAGCACCATCATCACCCGCGACGGCACCGAAATCTATTACAAGGACTGGGGTAGCGGCCAACCGGTCGTCTTCGGTCACGGCTGGCCGCTCGACGGCGACATGTGGGAATACCAGATGAATTTCCTGGCCGAGCGCGGCTATCGCGTCATCGCCTATGATCGCCGTGGTTTCGGTCGTTCCAGCCAACCCTGGAACGGTTACGACTACGACACCTTCGCCGATGACCTGGCCGAGCTGATGGACAAGCTGGACCTGCAAGGCGCGACCCTGGTGGGCTTTTCCATGGGCGGCGGCGACGTCGCCCGCTACATCGGTCGCCACGGCAGCAAGCGCGTGGCCAAGGCTGCGCTGCTGGGTGCGGTCACGCCGATCTTCGGCCAGGCCCCGGACTTCCCACAGGGCGTGCCGGCCGAGGTCTTCGCCGGCATCAAGGACGGGTTGCAGAAGGATCGCGCGCAGTTCATCAGCGACTTCGCCGCCGTCTTCTTCGGCACCAATCGTCCCGGCAAGTCCAACGCCGTCAGCCCGGCAGTGCTGGCCCAGACCTTCAACATCGCCATGCTGGCTTCGCTGAAGGGAACCCTGGATTGCGTGAGCGCCTTCTCCGGTACTGACTTCCGCGAAGACATCAAGAAATTCAACTTCCCCACCCTGGTCATCCATGGTGACGATGACCAGATCGTCCCCATCCAGACCACCGGCAAGCTGGTCGCCGAGATGGTGCCGGGCGCGCAACTGAAGATCTACGGCGGCGCCCCGCACGCCCTGTGCGCCACCCACAAGGACCAGGTCAACGCCGACCTGCTGGCCTTCCTGAAGGGGTAA
- a CDS encoding amidohydrolase produces MTTAASPTPDLILLNGKIHTVDQQNPIAEAVAIGGGKFLDVGSATDVMRSKQAHTKVIDLGGRTVIPGLNDSHLHLIRGGLNYNLELRWEGVPSLADALRMLKDQAARTPHPQWVRVVGGWTEFQFAEKRMPTLDELNAAAPDTPVFVLHLYDRALLNRAALQAVGYTKDTPNPPGGEIVRDASGHPTGMLIARPNAMILYATLAKGPTLPQEYQVNSTRQFMRELNRLGVTSAIDAGGGFQNYPDDYQIINQLAADGQLTIRIAYNLFTQSKGGELADFQKWTGMVKPGDGDDFLRHNGAGEMLVFSAADFEDFLEPRPDLAEGMEEELERVVRHLVSNRWPFRLHATYDESISRMLDVFEKVNREIPFDGLHWMFDHAETITERNIERVRALGGGIAIQHRMAFQGEYFIDRYGAEAAEHTPPIAKMLEMGVPVGAGTDATRVASYNPWTALYWLVSGRTVGGAKLYGAAGRLPRETALELWTAGSAWFSSEQAKKGRIQTGQLADLAVLSADFFSVHEDEIKSIESVMTVVDGKVVYGAGPFSAHGPGEIPVLPEWSPVAKVPGHYRAVAKSDAARQKKAMLPHACVGSCGVHGHAHDVARKSSVPVSNFAGFWGALGCSCFAF; encoded by the coding sequence ATGACCACCGCAGCCAGTCCTACCCCTGACCTGATCCTGTTGAACGGCAAGATCCACACCGTCGACCAGCAGAACCCCATCGCCGAGGCCGTTGCCATCGGTGGCGGAAAATTCCTCGATGTCGGCAGCGCCACCGATGTGATGCGCAGCAAGCAAGCCCATACCAAGGTGATCGACCTGGGTGGCCGCACCGTCATCCCCGGCCTGAACGACTCCCACCTGCACCTCATCCGCGGTGGCTTGAACTACAACCTGGAACTGCGCTGGGAAGGCGTGCCCTCGCTGGCCGATGCCCTGCGCATGTTGAAGGACCAGGCCGCGCGTACTCCGCATCCGCAATGGGTGCGCGTGGTCGGTGGCTGGACCGAATTCCAGTTCGCCGAAAAACGGATGCCCACGCTGGACGAATTGAACGCCGCCGCCCCCGATACCCCGGTCTTCGTACTGCACCTGTACGACCGCGCCTTGCTCAATCGTGCCGCGCTGCAAGCGGTCGGCTATACCAAGGACACGCCCAACCCACCGGGCGGCGAGATCGTGCGTGACGCCTCGGGCCATCCGACCGGCATGTTGATCGCCCGTCCCAATGCCATGATCCTGTACGCCACCCTGGCCAAGGGCCCGACCCTGCCACAGGAATATCAGGTCAACTCGACCCGCCAGTTCATGCGCGAACTGAACCGCCTGGGCGTGACCAGTGCCATCGATGCCGGTGGCGGTTTCCAGAACTATCCCGATGACTACCAGATCATCAACCAGCTGGCCGCCGATGGGCAATTGACCATTCGCATTGCCTACAACCTGTTCACCCAGAGCAAGGGCGGCGAACTGGCCGACTTCCAGAAGTGGACCGGCATGGTCAAGCCGGGTGACGGCGACGACTTCCTGCGTCATAACGGCGCCGGTGAAATGCTGGTGTTTTCGGCGGCCGACTTCGAGGACTTCCTGGAGCCGCGTCCGGATCTGGCCGAGGGCATGGAAGAAGAACTGGAACGCGTGGTGCGTCACCTGGTCTCCAATCGCTGGCCGTTCCGCTTGCACGCCACCTATGACGAATCGATCTCGCGCATGTTGGATGTGTTCGAAAAGGTCAATCGCGAGATCCCCTTCGATGGTCTGCACTGGATGTTCGACCACGCCGAGACCATCACCGAGCGCAACATCGAGCGCGTCCGTGCTCTGGGTGGTGGCATTGCCATCCAGCATCGCATGGCCTTCCAGGGGGAATACTTCATCGACCGCTATGGCGCCGAGGCGGCCGAGCACACGCCGCCGATTGCCAAGATGCTGGAAATGGGCGTGCCGGTCGGCGCCGGCACCGACGCCACCCGCGTGGCCAGCTACAACCCCTGGACCGCCCTGTACTGGCTGGTCTCGGGCCGCACCGTGGGCGGCGCCAAACTGTATGGCGCGGCGGGCCGCTTGCCGCGCGAAACCGCACTGGAACTGTGGACCGCCGGCAGCGCCTGGTTCTCCAGCGAGCAGGCCAAGAAGGGCCGCATCCAGACCGGCCAACTGGCCGACCTGGCGGTGCTCTCGGCGGACTTCTTCAGCGTGCATGAAGATGAGATCAAGAGCATCGAATCGGTCATGACGGTGGTCGATGGCAAGGTGGTTTATGGCGCCGGCCCGTTCTCGGCGCACGGTCCGGGCGAGATCCCGGTACTGCCCGAGTGGTCGCCGGTGGCCAAGGTGCCGGGTCACTACCGGGCCGTGGCCAAGAGCGATGCCGCGCGCCAGAAGAAGGCCATGCTGCCCCATGCCTGCGTGGGCTCCTGCGGCGTCCACGGGCACGCTCATGACGTGGCGCGCAAGTCCAGTGTCCCGGTCTCCAACTTCGCCGGTTTCTGGGGCGCGTTGGGTTGCAGCTGCTTCGCGTTCTGA
- a CDS encoding ATP-binding protein: protein MPSAPPVPDDNDALLHTLRALCALLDPTQLKPAITRAVCCLAGAQRCLLVQQAAGLPLIEAEARQDGLHVCHPQAHRIATSRELQAAQLVLPLHHDGQTRGELYLHYDAQPTPALARCAHHIAAHAAVALANAERHARALREKEQLLCAERELRTSQELLKQGERFNHAGSMRYLVREDLMFCSDELCRIYGLAAGRNCITYEEFASIMHPDDRQEVLDTVNAAVAMGGTIRVEHRICRQDTGEIRYLSGIGKPVWVDGTFTEYMGTATDITVRRQAEYAIRAAQVDVERVARANTVGQLTASIAHEINQPLMSIVSNAGASLRWLNRPVPDLEHARAGLRDIISEGQRAGGIISGLQDLTRNRAPEFERVNLHALIRHILTLSRSQLEQREVSLTLSLMPADVFVLGDPVQLQQVMLNLVINAIDAMTSVVPNTRLLGISASCCNEQRVEVRVQDSGVGIAAEAMSRVFDAFYTTKENGMGMGLAICRSIIEAHRGRLRVMAAEPQGTLFFFDLPRIP, encoded by the coding sequence TTGCCGTCCGCCCCGCCTGTTCCCGACGACAACGATGCCCTGCTGCACACGCTGCGCGCGCTGTGCGCCTTGCTCGATCCGACCCAGTTGAAGCCGGCCATCACCCGCGCCGTATGCTGCCTGGCCGGTGCGCAGCGTTGCCTGCTGGTGCAGCAAGCTGCCGGCTTGCCGCTCATCGAGGCCGAGGCGCGCCAGGATGGCCTGCACGTCTGCCATCCCCAGGCGCACCGCATCGCCACTTCACGCGAACTGCAAGCAGCGCAACTGGTACTGCCACTGCATCACGATGGTCAGACACGCGGCGAACTCTACCTGCATTACGACGCCCAACCCACGCCGGCCCTGGCGCGCTGCGCCCACCATATCGCCGCCCACGCGGCGGTGGCGCTGGCCAATGCCGAGCGCCATGCACGGGCCTTGCGGGAAAAGGAACAATTACTGTGCGCCGAGCGCGAACTGCGCACCAGCCAGGAATTGCTCAAGCAAGGCGAACGCTTCAATCACGCCGGTAGTATGCGCTACCTGGTGCGCGAAGACCTGATGTTCTGTTCCGACGAACTGTGCCGCATCTACGGCCTGGCAGCCGGGCGCAATTGCATCACCTACGAAGAATTCGCCTCCATCATGCACCCGGATGATCGTCAGGAAGTGCTCGATACCGTCAATGCCGCCGTGGCCATGGGGGGCACCATCCGTGTGGAGCATCGCATCTGTCGCCAGGATACCGGCGAAATACGCTATCTGTCGGGCATCGGCAAACCGGTCTGGGTCGATGGCACCTTCACCGAATACATGGGCACGGCCACCGACATCACCGTGCGACGCCAGGCTGAATACGCCATCCGCGCCGCCCAGGTGGACGTGGAACGGGTCGCCCGCGCCAACACCGTGGGCCAGTTAACGGCCTCCATCGCCCATGAAATCAACCAGCCCCTGATGTCCATCGTCTCCAATGCCGGCGCCAGCCTGCGCTGGCTGAATCGGCCGGTGCCCGATCTGGAGCACGCCCGCGCCGGGCTGCGCGACATCATCAGCGAAGGCCAGCGTGCCGGCGGCATCATCAGTGGCTTGCAAGACCTGACCCGCAACCGCGCCCCGGAATTCGAGCGGGTCAATCTTCATGCGCTGATCCGCCACATCCTGACGCTCTCGCGCAGCCAACTGGAGCAGCGTGAGGTATCGCTGACGCTCTCACTGATGCCGGCCGATGTCTTCGTGCTGGGTGATCCGGTGCAGTTGCAGCAGGTCATGCTGAACCTGGTGATCAATGCCATCGATGCCATGACCAGCGTGGTCCCGAACACCCGCCTGCTCGGCATCAGCGCCAGTTGCTGCAACGAGCAGCGGGTCGAGGTCAGGGTGCAGGACAGTGGCGTAGGCATTGCCGCCGAGGCCATGTCGCGGGTCTTCGATGCCTTCTACACCACCAAGGAAAATGGCATGGGCATGGGGCTGGCGATCTGCCGTTCCATCATCGAGGCCCATCGCGGACGCCTGCGGGTAATGGCCGCCGAGCCCCAGGGAACACTGTTCTTCTTCGATCTGCCGCGCATCCCTTGA
- a CDS encoding BrnT family toxin, translating to MDIVFDPAKDAANLAKHGVSLALAAKMDWEDALIRTDDRHDYKEQREIAIAFIGMRLHVAVYVIRADQRRMISLRKVNQREFQLYAEN from the coding sequence ATGGACATCGTATTCGACCCCGCCAAAGATGCGGCCAACCTTGCCAAACATGGCGTCTCACTTGCGCTGGCCGCCAAGATGGACTGGGAAGATGCGCTGATCAGAACCGATGACCGGCACGACTACAAAGAGCAAAGAGAAATTGCCATTGCCTTCATCGGTATGCGGCTCCATGTGGCTGTATACGTCATACGGGCTGACCAGCGGCGCATGATCAGCCTGCGCAAGGTCAATCAAAGGGAGTTTCAACTGTATGCCGAAAATTAA
- a CDS encoding hydrolase — protein MTTNTKLDVLTPTNCQFIIIDHQPQMAFGVQSMDRQALKNNVVALAKSAKVFNIPTIITTVETQGFSGYTYPELLSVFPEHDILERTSMNSWDDQKVRDALKANGKKKVVVAGLWTEVCNNSFALCAMAEGDYEIYMVADASGGTSKEAHDYAMQRMIQAGVIPVTWQQVMLEWQRDWARKETYNAVMDIVREHSGAYGMGVDYAYTMVHKAEQRPHGNQKTLAPIAAK, from the coding sequence ATGACTACCAATACCAAGCTCGACGTGCTGACCCCGACCAACTGCCAGTTCATCATCATCGACCACCAGCCGCAAATGGCCTTTGGCGTGCAATCGATGGACCGCCAGGCGTTGAAGAACAACGTCGTCGCCCTGGCCAAGTCGGCCAAGGTGTTCAACATCCCCACCATCATCACCACCGTGGAAACCCAGGGCTTCTCCGGCTATACCTACCCGGAACTGCTGTCGGTGTTCCCCGAGCACGACATCCTGGAACGCACCTCGATGAACTCCTGGGATGACCAGAAGGTGCGCGACGCCCTCAAGGCCAACGGCAAGAAGAAAGTGGTGGTGGCGGGCCTGTGGACCGAAGTCTGCAACAACAGCTTCGCCCTGTGCGCCATGGCCGAAGGCGACTACGAAATCTACATGGTGGCCGATGCCTCCGGCGGCACCTCCAAGGAAGCCCACGACTACGCCATGCAACGCATGATCCAGGCCGGCGTGATCCCCGTGACCTGGCAGCAGGTGATGCTGGAATGGCAGCGTGACTGGGCCCGCAAGGAAACCTACAACGCCGTCATGGACATCGTGCGCGAACACTCCGGCGCCTACGGCATGGGCGTGGACTACGCCTACACCATGGTGCACAAGGCCGAACAACGCCCGCACGGCAATCAGAAGACCCTGGCTCCGATCGCGGCCAAGTAA
- a CDS encoding BrnA antitoxin family protein: protein MPKIKQGALPPGDEEDAAITAAALSDPDNPPLTAEDFAAMRPARSRGRPAGSGTKVQVTMRFDIDVLEAFKSEGAGWQSRMNGALREWLAQHR, encoded by the coding sequence ATGCCGAAAATTAAACAAGGGGCGCTTCCCCCCGGCGATGAGGAAGATGCAGCGATCACTGCGGCAGCCTTGTCAGACCCGGACAATCCACCTCTGACTGCCGAGGATTTTGCAGCCATGCGGCCAGCGCGCAGCCGTGGCCGCCCGGCGGGTAGCGGTACGAAAGTGCAGGTGACGATGCGCTTCGATATTGATGTGCTGGAGGCTTTCAAGAGCGAGGGCGCGGGCTGGCAAAGCCGAATGAACGGCGCCTTGCGCGAATGGCTGGCACAGCATCGTTGA
- a CDS encoding Dps family protein encodes MSLDATQRQQLEQRRKAPLATPGVLSAQASKEISGALTMLLADIFALYLKTKNFHWHMSGPHFRDYHLLLDDQSQQIIVITDAVAERVRKIGGTTLRSTGHVGRLQRLADNDADFVTPSDMLAELREDNLRLVGFMLATHELCDEHGDVATASLLENWIDEAEQRAWFLFESGRTSM; translated from the coding sequence ATGAGCCTGGACGCTACCCAACGCCAGCAACTGGAGCAACGCCGCAAGGCGCCGCTGGCCACGCCCGGCGTGCTGTCGGCGCAGGCCAGCAAGGAGATCAGCGGCGCCTTGACCATGCTGCTGGCCGATATCTTCGCCTTGTATCTGAAGACGAAGAACTTCCACTGGCACATGTCGGGCCCGCATTTCCGCGACTACCACCTGCTGCTGGACGACCAGTCCCAGCAGATCATCGTCATCACCGATGCGGTGGCCGAGCGGGTGCGCAAGATCGGCGGCACCACCCTGCGTTCCACCGGGCATGTCGGTCGCCTGCAACGGCTGGCCGACAACGATGCCGACTTCGTCACGCCCTCGGACATGCTGGCCGAACTGCGCGAGGACAATCTGCGTCTGGTCGGTTTCATGTTGGCCACGCATGAGCTGTGCGATGAGCACGGCGACGTGGCCACCGCCAGCCTGCTGGAAAACTGGATCGATGAGGCCGAGCAGCGGGCCTGGTTCCTGTTCGAATCGGGACGCACGTCGATGTGA
- a CDS encoding DUF1427 family protein, which translates to MKPYLISLLMGVLAGLIYAALQVQSPAPPIIALLGLLGMLIGEQVVPIVRRKLAGEPLTASWFHRECIPKITGTPPPEQK; encoded by the coding sequence ATGAAACCTTATTTGATTTCCCTGTTGATGGGTGTCCTGGCTGGCCTGATCTACGCTGCCCTGCAGGTGCAGTCGCCAGCACCACCGATCATTGCGCTACTGGGCTTGCTGGGCATGTTGATCGGTGAGCAGGTGGTGCCCATCGTGCGTCGCAAGCTGGCCGGCGAACCCTTGACGGCATCGTGGTTCCACCGGGAATGCATTCCCAAGATCACCGGCACGCCCCCACCCGAACAGAAGTAA
- a CDS encoding PACE efflux transporter, with protein MQGFKRKLVYASLFEGLAIIFTTVGLTVFAGHDSTHSLAAAVVSSTIAFLWNFIFNTLFERWEARQPRRGRNFARRAAHAIGFEGGLVVMLVPLFAWWLGISLWQALALDFGLIVFFMIYTYLFNLLFDRIFGLPSSAMPLTAPAVQTR; from the coding sequence ATGCAAGGATTCAAACGCAAGCTGGTCTATGCCAGCCTTTTCGAAGGCTTGGCCATCATTTTCACGACCGTCGGCCTGACCGTGTTCGCCGGCCACGACAGCACGCATTCCTTGGCGGCCGCGGTGGTGTCCTCGACCATCGCCTTCCTCTGGAATTTCATCTTCAATACCTTGTTCGAGCGCTGGGAAGCGCGCCAGCCCCGCCGTGGCCGCAACTTCGCCCGGCGCGCCGCGCACGCCATCGGCTTCGAAGGCGGGTTGGTGGTGATGCTGGTGCCGCTGTTCGCCTGGTGGTTGGGCATCAGCCTGTGGCAAGCACTGGCGTTGGACTTTGGGTTGATCGTCTTCTTCATGATCTATACCTATCTGTTCAACCTGCTGTTCGACCGCATCTTCGGACTGCCCAGCTCGGCCATGCCGCTCACCGCGCCGGCAGTCCAGACGCGCTAG
- a CDS encoding FMN-binding negative transcriptional regulator yields the protein MYIPAHFADNDTASLHQLIAAHPLGVLVSHTASGLDANHLPCHLDPAQGALGTLHLHVARANPLWRELADGDAVLVVFSAGDAYISPNWYPSKHEAHRQVPTWNYSVAHAHGRVTIRDDERYVRGVVARLTRTHEASQPQPWKMSDAPADFTDTLLQAIVGIEIEITRLEGKRKLSQNKEVRDIEGAANALKAAGHTALGQAMQEQAALKQQ from the coding sequence ATGTACATCCCCGCCCACTTCGCCGACAACGACACGGCCAGCCTGCACCAGTTGATCGCAGCCCATCCCCTAGGCGTGCTGGTCTCCCACACCGCCAGCGGGCTCGATGCCAATCACTTGCCATGCCATCTCGATCCCGCGCAGGGCGCGCTGGGCACGCTGCATCTGCACGTGGCACGGGCCAATCCGCTGTGGCGCGAGCTGGCCGATGGCGATGCGGTGCTGGTGGTGTTCTCGGCGGGCGATGCCTACATCTCGCCCAACTGGTACCCCAGCAAGCATGAGGCGCATCGCCAGGTACCGACCTGGAACTACAGCGTGGCCCATGCCCATGGCCGGGTCACCATCCGCGATGATGAGCGCTATGTGCGCGGCGTGGTGGCGCGGCTCACGCGCACCCACGAGGCGAGTCAGCCACAACCCTGGAAGATGTCGGATGCGCCAGCCGATTTCACCGATACCCTGCTGCAAGCCATCGTCGGCATCGAAATCGAAATCACGCGCCTGGAAGGCAAGCGCAAGCTCAGCCAGAACAAGGAAGTGCGCGACATCGAAGGTGCCGCCAATGCACTCAAGGCGGCGGGTCACACGGCGCTGGGGCAAGCCATGCAGGAACAGGCTGCGCTCAAGCAACAGTGA
- a CDS encoding DUF1427 family protein — protein MSAYLISLGAGMLIGVVYALFKVRSPAPPGIALIGLLGMVLGERLLHWFGT, from the coding sequence ATGTCCGCTTATCTGATTTCCCTGGGCGCCGGCATGTTGATCGGCGTCGTCTATGCGCTCTTCAAGGTGCGCTCACCGGCGCCCCCGGGCATCGCCTTGATCGGCCTGTTGGGCATGGTGCTGGGCGAACGCCTGCTGCACTGGTTCGGTACCTGA
- a CDS encoding helix-turn-helix transcriptional regulator, with the protein MSALATVSPHAVRSDSLGCSATHLKQSQELQGSEFSFYRKRVEGQEVSQVYTPASDRGFLVGISLAPRHQRSILRGRQRTQFDFAPGAVYTRDFSEDYRADLQTPFDFLLVELPLSWFAAASDELRGRRVSGLSTVTGQADPVLAHLAWALAPALAWPDPDNQLFIDQLGLAMGTHLLQRYGGVTLPTTRPVRLSRLHEERAKEMLLQKVKGNVCIPDIARECNMSASYFLRAFKASTGYTPHQWLLVQRVEMAREYLRHTQLSLAEIAVACDFYDQSHFSRVFSQVVGSTPGAWRRKLR; encoded by the coding sequence ATGTCCGCACTCGCTACTGTCTCTCCCCATGCCGTGCGCAGCGATTCGCTGGGTTGCTCGGCCACGCACTTGAAGCAAAGCCAGGAACTGCAGGGTAGTGAGTTCAGTTTCTATCGCAAGCGGGTCGAAGGCCAGGAGGTTTCGCAGGTCTATACGCCGGCCTCCGACCGCGGTTTCCTGGTGGGGATCTCATTGGCGCCGCGGCATCAGCGCAGCATCTTGCGCGGTCGCCAGCGCACCCAGTTCGACTTCGCACCCGGTGCGGTCTATACCCGCGATTTTTCCGAAGATTACCGCGCCGACCTGCAGACGCCTTTCGACTTCCTGCTGGTGGAGTTGCCCTTGTCCTGGTTTGCCGCGGCCAGTGATGAGCTGCGCGGTCGCCGCGTGAGCGGCCTGTCCACCGTCACCGGCCAGGCCGACCCGGTGCTGGCGCATCTGGCCTGGGCGCTGGCACCGGCACTGGCGTGGCCCGATCCAGACAATCAATTGTTCATCGACCAGTTGGGCCTGGCCATGGGCACCCACCTGTTGCAACGCTATGGCGGCGTGACGCTGCCCACCACGCGTCCGGTGCGGTTGTCGCGCCTGCATGAAGAGCGCGCCAAGGAGATGTTGTTGCAGAAGGTCAAGGGTAATGTCTGCATTCCCGATATCGCGCGCGAGTGCAATATGTCGGCCAGTTATTTTCTGCGCGCCTTCAAGGCCAGCACCGGCTATACGCCGCACCAGTGGCTGCTGGTGCAGCGGGTGGAAATGGCGCGTGAATACCTGCGCCATACCCAGCTTTCGCTGGCCGAGATTGCGGTGGCGTGTGACTTCTATGACCAGAGCCATTTCAGCCGCGTGTTCTCGCAGGTGGTGGGTTCTACGCCCGGGGCCTGGCGGCGCAAGTTGCGCTGA
- a CDS encoding response regulator transcription factor: protein MMSEGENLSPSHRPIAVIDDDLGVRAALCNLLDSAGYRSCSFDCGEDFLVSPCLEQACCAIVDLGLARMSGFELAEQLAQLRPTLPLLLISAQVTPPQRQRALALGFPLLTKPVDADTLLVLLTATLLYGRT, encoded by the coding sequence ATGATGAGCGAAGGGGAGAACTTGTCGCCATCGCATCGCCCCATCGCGGTGATCGATGACGATCTGGGGGTGCGGGCTGCCTTGTGCAACCTGCTCGATTCGGCGGGATATCGCAGTTGCAGCTTCGACTGCGGCGAAGATTTCCTGGTCAGCCCCTGCCTGGAGCAGGCTTGCTGCGCCATCGTCGACCTGGGCCTGGCACGCATGAGCGGCTTCGAGCTGGCCGAGCAACTGGCGCAGCTGCGGCCGACGCTGCCGCTGCTGTTGATCTCGGCGCAGGTCACGCCACCGCAGCGCCAGCGCGCCCTGGCGCTGGGTTTTCCACTGCTGACCAAGCCGGTCGATGCCGACACCCTGCTGGTGTTGCTCACCGCCACCCTGCTCTACGGCCGTACCTGA